A part of Paenarthrobacter sp. A20 genomic DNA contains:
- a CDS encoding PLP-dependent aminotransferase family protein: MTHETLDAGATLPAEAIDAIERAATAAHPHEELFSERAANIKQSAVRDVFDISMRPGLVSLAGGNPYLQSLPLDKLGQTAARIIAEEGMTALQYGGGQGTEELRRQICDIMAAEGITDALPENVVITAGSQSAQDVATKVFCNPGDVVLVENPTYVGALNTFEAYQVQVEPIEMDDDGLVPELLEARIAALQSEGKNIKFLYTIPNFNNPSGITLAEDRRQRIVDICRDANIIVLEDNPYGLLRFDGRPIAPMRAANPGDVIYLGSFSKIFAPGLRIGWALVPAHLQRRFYLASEAVTLCPPPLNQMLVSAYLREYDWQGQIDTYRELYAERCKALLSALDAYMPDGLTWTRPDGGFFVWVTLPEGVDTYPLLAKAIDAGVVFIPGAAFSPADGPSNKLRLAFSAVPPDTIAEGVRRLAPVLAEAITATNEGAAQ; this comes from the coding sequence GTGACCCACGAAACATTGGATGCCGGCGCAACGCTGCCCGCTGAAGCCATCGACGCCATTGAGCGGGCCGCCACGGCCGCCCACCCGCACGAGGAACTTTTCTCCGAGCGGGCCGCCAATATCAAGCAATCCGCTGTCCGCGACGTCTTCGACATCTCGATGCGGCCAGGCCTTGTATCGCTCGCAGGCGGCAACCCGTATCTGCAGTCGCTGCCGCTGGACAAACTCGGCCAGACCGCCGCCCGCATCATCGCCGAAGAGGGAATGACTGCCCTGCAGTACGGCGGCGGCCAGGGCACCGAAGAGCTCCGCAGGCAGATCTGCGACATCATGGCCGCCGAGGGAATCACCGATGCCCTTCCCGAGAATGTGGTGATCACTGCCGGGTCCCAGTCGGCCCAGGACGTGGCCACCAAGGTCTTCTGCAACCCTGGGGACGTTGTCCTGGTGGAGAACCCCACCTACGTAGGCGCCCTGAATACGTTCGAGGCGTACCAGGTACAGGTGGAACCGATCGAAATGGACGACGACGGCCTGGTGCCGGAGCTTCTGGAGGCCCGGATCGCGGCGCTCCAGTCAGAGGGCAAGAACATCAAGTTCCTCTACACCATCCCCAACTTCAACAATCCCTCCGGAATCACGCTGGCGGAGGACCGCAGGCAGCGGATCGTAGATATATGCCGCGACGCGAATATTATTGTGCTGGAGGATAACCCGTACGGACTCCTGCGCTTCGACGGTCGCCCGATCGCCCCCATGCGCGCGGCCAACCCGGGCGATGTGATCTATCTTGGCTCCTTCTCCAAGATCTTCGCACCCGGGCTCCGGATCGGCTGGGCACTTGTTCCGGCCCACTTGCAGCGGCGTTTCTACCTCGCATCCGAGGCCGTGACGCTCTGCCCGCCGCCGCTGAACCAAATGCTCGTCTCGGCATATCTCCGCGAGTACGACTGGCAAGGCCAGATCGACACCTACCGTGAGCTCTATGCAGAACGCTGCAAGGCACTGCTCTCCGCACTGGACGCGTACATGCCGGACGGCCTGACCTGGACGCGGCCGGATGGCGGGTTCTTCGTGTGGGTCACCCTGCCCGAAGGAGTAGACACCTACCCGCTGCTCGCGAAGGCCATCGACGCCGGTGTGGTCTTCATCCCCGGTGCGGCCTTCTCCCCCGCTGACGGACCCTCAAACAAGCTCCGCCTCGCGTTTAGTGCCGTTCCCCCGGATACGATTGCCGAAGGCGTCCGCCGCTTGGCACCAGTTTTGGCAGAAGCCATCACAGCCACCAATGAAGGAGCAGCACAATGA
- a CDS encoding isocitrate lyase/phosphoenolpyruvate mutase family protein translates to MTAHRGSVTKAEQFHKLHDAGPTPLVLVNVWDAASARVVQDAGATAIATSSSAVSWSLGFRDEDHVPWGLAMAALGRVVGATTLPVTADIETGYGRTDDELRATVHAVLDAGAVGINIEDSGAEPLTGIGEQSRRIALIRAAADDRGIPLFINARTDTYLSGRFPDAAYDETLRRAESYLTAGADGVFVPGVVDLHVLHELSNRIPAPLNALAGVGAPSPLELHDAGVRRVSIGGSTAKAAYAKVARVAKEILGDGNWAGLAGTRSHDEMDALFAEGPKYSL, encoded by the coding sequence ATGACAGCGCACCGGGGATCCGTGACCAAGGCCGAACAGTTCCACAAACTCCACGACGCCGGGCCTACGCCCCTGGTGCTCGTGAATGTATGGGACGCGGCTTCCGCCCGCGTGGTCCAGGATGCAGGGGCGACGGCGATTGCTACCTCAAGTTCGGCCGTCTCCTGGAGCCTGGGGTTCCGGGATGAGGATCACGTGCCGTGGGGGTTGGCGATGGCAGCCTTGGGGCGGGTGGTCGGCGCCACCACCCTGCCCGTGACCGCGGACATCGAGACCGGGTACGGGCGGACCGACGACGAGCTCCGGGCCACCGTCCATGCCGTCCTGGACGCGGGCGCTGTTGGGATCAATATTGAAGACTCCGGCGCCGAACCGCTCACCGGGATCGGCGAACAGTCGCGCAGGATTGCCCTCATCCGCGCCGCGGCCGATGATCGCGGGATCCCGCTGTTCATCAATGCACGCACGGACACTTACCTCTCCGGCCGCTTCCCGGACGCTGCATATGACGAGACGCTGCGGCGTGCCGAGTCTTACCTCACTGCCGGCGCTGACGGAGTTTTCGTGCCCGGAGTCGTGGATCTGCATGTCCTCCACGAGTTGTCCAACCGGATTCCGGCGCCACTCAACGCGTTGGCGGGTGTGGGTGCCCCGTCGCCGCTTGAACTGCACGACGCCGGCGTGCGTCGCGTCAGCATCGGAGGCAGCACCGCCAAAGCGGCCTACGCCAAGGTTGCGCGGGTAGCCAAGGAGATCCTCGGGGACGGCAACTGGGCCGGCCTCGCCGGCACGCGGAGTCACGACGAGATGGACGCCCTCTTCGCAGAGGGGCCCAAATACAGCCTCTGA
- a CDS encoding phosphatase PAP2 family protein, translating to MTGPWRTVARVLTEVFQPPIVVLVLLLISPAIEPGFPGTMWFGLLAALFVCVLPLAYVLVMVKLGRITDHHVSDRRQRPALLLMALVSVVVGLMVLQLLDGPASVSVMIIALIGGIAVLAVVSAFWKMSGHASALAAAAVIVISMFGPAWLPVLLLVPAVGWSRLVLRAHTLGQVIVGSLFGGVVIAGLWWLLREWML from the coding sequence GTGACGGGGCCCTGGCGCACGGTTGCCCGTGTGCTGACGGAAGTGTTCCAACCGCCAATTGTCGTGTTGGTGCTGTTGTTGATCAGCCCTGCAATCGAACCGGGTTTCCCGGGGACAATGTGGTTCGGACTGCTTGCGGCCCTGTTCGTCTGTGTCCTGCCACTGGCGTACGTATTGGTAATGGTCAAATTGGGCAGGATCACGGACCACCATGTCAGCGACCGGCGCCAAAGGCCAGCGTTGCTGTTGATGGCCCTGGTGTCAGTGGTGGTCGGGCTGATGGTGTTGCAGCTGCTGGATGGACCGGCGAGCGTTTCGGTGATGATCATCGCTCTCATCGGAGGCATCGCCGTCTTGGCGGTGGTGAGTGCCTTCTGGAAGATGAGCGGGCACGCGTCTGCCCTTGCTGCGGCCGCCGTCATTGTCATTTCGATGTTTGGACCAGCCTGGCTGCCGGTGCTGCTCCTGGTACCTGCAGTGGGCTGGTCTCGTTTGGTCCTGCGTGCCCACACCCTGGGCCAAGTCATCGTGGGCTCGCTGTTCGGCGGAGTGGTGATCGCAGGATTGTGGTGGCTCCTGCGGGAGTGGATGCTCTAG
- a CDS encoding dihydrolipoamide acetyltransferase family protein has translation MTVKKFNLPDVGEGLTEAEVVAWKVKPGDVVAINDVLCEIETAKSLVELPSPFAGTVTELLVDEGITVEVGTAIIAVSEGQEGEGTPVAPESPAVEMPLYGKLPADDDDNRPAGGPLVGSGPKADAVKRRARKRPAGSVEAAAVAENAEGTVQDNQAVLAAKAAESPVSHRTTPARAAVEPVAPAPVLQAPSTQVPAPQQQTPQSSVGQTAASRGAAITGTISGLVNKVLAKPPVRKFARDLGIDLADVVATGQRGEVTREDLVSYQAQRDAEHDQADSFWGASKKPQDQRVERMPVKGVRKATAKAMVDSAFSAPHVSIFVDVDASRTMEFVKRLKVSRDFEGIKVSPLLILAKAVIWAAARNPSVNATWVDDADGNGNAEIQVKHYMNLGIAAATPRGLMVPNIKDAQDLSLKELALALNELATKARAGKTQPAEMQGGSLTITNIGALGIDTGTPIINPGEVAIIAFGTIKQKPWVLDGEVIPRWITTLGGSFDHRVVDGDLSARFMADVAAILEEPALLLD, from the coding sequence GTGACTGTAAAGAAATTCAACCTGCCGGACGTTGGCGAGGGCCTGACCGAGGCCGAGGTAGTGGCTTGGAAGGTCAAGCCGGGCGACGTCGTTGCCATTAACGATGTCTTGTGCGAGATCGAGACGGCCAAGTCGCTCGTAGAGCTGCCCTCGCCCTTTGCGGGCACCGTCACGGAGCTGCTCGTCGATGAAGGCATCACGGTTGAGGTCGGCACGGCGATCATCGCTGTTTCCGAAGGCCAGGAGGGTGAAGGGACGCCAGTTGCCCCTGAGTCACCGGCCGTCGAGATGCCCCTCTACGGCAAGCTCCCGGCCGACGACGACGATAACCGTCCGGCCGGCGGTCCGCTGGTAGGTTCAGGACCCAAGGCCGACGCCGTCAAACGCCGTGCGCGCAAGCGTCCGGCGGGCTCGGTTGAGGCAGCTGCCGTCGCCGAGAACGCCGAAGGCACGGTCCAGGACAACCAAGCCGTACTGGCCGCCAAAGCAGCCGAATCCCCGGTCTCGCATCGTACGACGCCGGCACGCGCCGCCGTCGAGCCCGTCGCCCCGGCGCCGGTCCTCCAGGCCCCGTCCACCCAGGTTCCTGCCCCACAACAGCAGACCCCGCAATCTTCTGTCGGGCAGACGGCAGCATCCCGCGGCGCAGCGATTACTGGCACCATCAGCGGCCTGGTCAACAAGGTTCTCGCCAAGCCTCCCGTGCGCAAGTTTGCCCGCGACCTCGGAATCGACCTCGCCGATGTGGTGGCAACGGGGCAGCGCGGCGAGGTGACCCGCGAAGACCTGGTGAGCTACCAGGCACAGCGCGACGCCGAGCACGATCAGGCGGATTCTTTCTGGGGTGCGTCCAAGAAGCCGCAGGACCAGCGCGTGGAGCGCATGCCGGTCAAGGGCGTCCGCAAGGCCACGGCCAAGGCCATGGTGGATTCAGCCTTCTCGGCTCCCCACGTCAGCATTTTCGTGGATGTGGACGCCAGCCGCACCATGGAGTTCGTCAAGCGCCTCAAGGTTTCCCGCGACTTCGAAGGCATCAAGGTCTCGCCCCTGCTCATCCTGGCCAAGGCCGTGATCTGGGCTGCGGCCCGCAACCCCAGCGTCAACGCCACCTGGGTGGATGATGCCGACGGGAACGGAAACGCCGAGATCCAGGTCAAGCACTATATGAATCTGGGTATCGCCGCTGCAACCCCGCGGGGACTCATGGTCCCGAATATCAAGGACGCCCAAGACCTTTCGCTCAAGGAATTGGCCCTGGCGCTCAACGAGTTGGCCACCAAAGCCCGCGCGGGGAAGACGCAGCCTGCTGAGATGCAGGGCGGAAGCCTGACCATCACCAACATCGGCGCCCTGGGCATTGACACCGGAACACCCATCATCAACCCGGGCGAAGTTGCCATCATCGCGTTTGGAACCATCAAGCAGAAGCCCTGGGTTCTGGATGGCGAAGTTATTCCGCGGTGGATCACCACGCTTGGCGGCTCATTCGACCACCGCGTGGTGGACGGCGATCTGTCGGCGCGATTCATGGCCGACGTTGCGGCGATTCTCGAAGAACCGGCGCTGTTGCTTGACTGA
- a CDS encoding APC family permease: protein MHTTPTSAPEAPASGPTLKRVLGLPSLVAFGLTSMGILSVVAVYGAGTEISDGHLPAAYMAALIAMLFTAHSYGQMARHVPVTGGAYAYASRAFGKPVGFLVGWAMMLDYVFLPMVNFLLFGLYLNSLLPGIPPQLAVLVCLLVVGLFSVIGVAWIKKMNFVVVAASVLVILVFVVLAVLNAPDLSVQSIIRPLTLGDGGIAPVMAAAAIVAFAFLGFDGVSTLSEETRNPKRDVPRGIILSTLFAGLGYTLFSVAGSVIAPDWRSIENLDAAGTELMQRAGGDVLMVVFVVVNLAGLVLCGTAAQMSVSRVIYAMGRDRILPGGLAKLQPRFRTPYVAALLVSAISLVALFITLEQAVYMINFGALIAFAVVNLATIKVLFFELRKRGAKGTLRNLVLPLLGFASIGWLWTSLAWFTYLLGAAWLTVGLAIFFVRRRKAGGHVGLNFDDGTRVDGAAQSPEVAGSR, encoded by the coding sequence ATGCACACCACCCCAACCAGCGCACCGGAGGCTCCTGCATCAGGGCCTACCCTCAAGCGTGTCCTTGGCTTGCCGTCACTGGTCGCCTTCGGCCTGACCTCCATGGGCATTCTGTCCGTGGTGGCGGTGTACGGCGCCGGGACCGAGATCAGCGACGGGCATCTGCCGGCCGCCTACATGGCGGCCCTGATCGCAATGCTGTTCACGGCCCACAGTTACGGCCAGATGGCACGCCACGTTCCGGTGACCGGCGGCGCGTATGCGTACGCTTCCCGCGCCTTCGGCAAGCCTGTGGGCTTCCTTGTGGGGTGGGCCATGATGCTGGATTACGTATTCCTGCCCATGGTGAACTTCCTGCTGTTTGGCCTCTACCTCAACAGTTTGCTGCCCGGCATACCGCCTCAGCTGGCAGTCTTGGTGTGTCTTCTGGTGGTGGGGCTTTTCAGCGTGATCGGCGTTGCCTGGATCAAGAAGATGAACTTCGTGGTGGTGGCCGCATCGGTGCTGGTCATCCTTGTTTTCGTTGTTCTGGCAGTACTCAACGCCCCGGACCTTTCGGTCCAGAGCATCATCCGTCCGCTAACCTTGGGCGACGGCGGCATAGCGCCGGTCATGGCCGCGGCGGCCATTGTCGCCTTCGCGTTCCTGGGATTCGACGGCGTCTCCACTTTGTCCGAGGAAACGAGAAACCCCAAAAGGGACGTGCCGCGCGGCATCATCCTGTCCACGCTCTTCGCCGGTTTGGGCTACACACTCTTTTCCGTGGCGGGTAGCGTCATTGCACCGGACTGGAGATCAATCGAAAACCTCGACGCTGCGGGCACGGAGCTCATGCAGCGTGCTGGCGGAGACGTGCTGATGGTGGTGTTCGTGGTGGTCAACCTCGCTGGCTTGGTTCTCTGCGGTACCGCAGCCCAGATGAGTGTCAGCCGCGTCATCTATGCAATGGGACGGGACCGAATCCTGCCCGGCGGACTCGCGAAACTCCAGCCCCGCTTCCGGACGCCGTACGTTGCCGCCTTGCTGGTATCGGCAATATCCCTGGTTGCCCTGTTCATTACATTGGAGCAAGCCGTGTACATGATCAACTTCGGGGCTTTGATCGCCTTCGCAGTGGTGAACCTGGCAACCATCAAGGTGCTGTTCTTCGAGCTGCGGAAGAGGGGAGCGAAGGGGACCCTGCGGAATCTGGTCCTGCCCCTGCTCGGGTTTGCGTCCATCGGATGGCTCTGGACGTCGCTCGCTTGGTTCACGTACCTGCTGGGAGCCGCGTGGCTTACCGTGGGCTTGGCGATCTTCTTCGTGCGCCGCCGGAAAGCGGGAGGCCACGTCGGACTGAACTTCGACGACGGCACGCGCGTCGATGGGGCCGCGCAGTCTCCCGAGGTGGCGGGCAGCCGCTAG
- a CDS encoding universal stress protein yields the protein MTGVVIVGVDGSETAMRAAQAAQQLAIGLGANLRVVSAFDSNRTEVVEIGTDKWIVSDAAEAEAVARTVAERLTDDRLEVTYSAARGKPGEALVKEAEMQDARLIVVGNRRMQGLGRVLGSVANTVAHTAPCDVYIAKTDQP from the coding sequence ATGACCGGAGTTGTGATTGTCGGAGTAGACGGCAGCGAGACGGCGATGAGGGCAGCCCAGGCTGCCCAGCAACTGGCGATTGGCCTCGGAGCCAACCTGCGCGTGGTCAGTGCTTTCGACAGCAACCGCACTGAGGTGGTCGAGATCGGCACCGATAAGTGGATCGTTTCCGACGCCGCCGAAGCTGAAGCAGTGGCCCGCACCGTGGCTGAACGGCTGACGGATGACCGCTTGGAAGTCACCTACTCAGCTGCCCGCGGCAAGCCGGGCGAAGCCTTGGTTAAGGAAGCAGAAATGCAGGACGCGCGCCTGATCGTTGTAGGCAACCGTCGCATGCAAGGCCTGGGCCGGGTGCTGGGCAGTGTGGCCAACACCGTTGCCCACACCGCCCCTTGCGATGTCTACATTGCCAAGACCGACCAGCCGTAA
- a CDS encoding ABC transporter permease, producing the protein MLKYLMKRSGIYLIMIFLTTSAGYFLAVSTLKPAVLEQEKIPRPTPEQVAASFRGLGLDPDLNPWERYIHWLGGIITRWDWGRSPNGAFVNAEFADRVLVSTRLFIASIILTLVIGVALGVYSAARQYKFQDRVITSYSYLVHILPAPIAYFLVQLGAISVNEAVGERIFFVTGISTPGIEPGWPAFVDLVAHYAVPTFAMTIFGWAGYQIAQRQYLLDNVNADFVRTARAKGLTRNQAIRKHALRVSFIPVAQSIAFTIPAIFTGGFFAEAIFAWPGIGLWSIQSIGLQDVNVATATLAYGSVIFAIGAILADFATTLVDPRVRVQ; encoded by the coding sequence ATGCTGAAATATCTGATGAAGCGGTCGGGCATCTACCTGATCATGATCTTCCTGACCACAAGTGCCGGCTACTTCCTGGCAGTCTCAACGCTCAAGCCCGCAGTTCTCGAGCAAGAGAAAATTCCGCGGCCAACCCCTGAACAGGTAGCTGCGTCTTTCCGTGGACTGGGCTTGGACCCGGACTTGAACCCTTGGGAACGCTACATCCACTGGCTCGGTGGCATCATCACCCGCTGGGACTGGGGCCGCAGCCCGAACGGCGCGTTCGTCAACGCCGAATTCGCCGACCGCGTGCTGGTTTCCACCCGGCTGTTCATTGCTTCGATCATCCTGACGCTGGTCATCGGCGTCGCCCTCGGCGTCTATTCCGCCGCACGCCAGTACAAGTTCCAGGACCGTGTCATCACGTCCTACAGCTACCTGGTCCACATCCTCCCGGCACCCATCGCCTACTTCCTGGTGCAGCTGGGTGCCATCAGCGTCAATGAGGCCGTAGGCGAGCGCATCTTCTTCGTCACAGGAATTTCGACGCCGGGAATTGAGCCAGGCTGGCCCGCGTTCGTTGATCTTGTGGCCCACTACGCCGTGCCCACCTTCGCCATGACCATCTTCGGTTGGGCGGGCTACCAGATCGCCCAGCGGCAGTACTTGCTTGACAACGTCAACGCCGATTTTGTCCGCACTGCCCGGGCCAAGGGGCTGACCCGGAACCAGGCGATCAGGAAGCACGCGCTGCGCGTCTCCTTCATCCCAGTGGCGCAAAGCATCGCGTTCACCATCCCGGCAATCTTCACGGGCGGCTTCTTCGCCGAGGCCATCTTCGCCTGGCCGGGCATCGGCCTGTGGAGTATCCAGTCGATTGGCCTGCAGGACGTCAACGTGGCCACGGCCACGCTGGCCTACGGCTCGGTGATCTTCGCGATCGGCGCGATCCTTGCCGACTTCGCCACCACGCTGGTCGATCCGCGAGTGAGGGTCCAGTAA
- a CDS encoding DUF1990 family protein yields the protein MTSPELHVWPRFDGGYRRSDVCAVVGHGDEVWERATEQVLRWGVKTASGFSVNSPEPVSAGDRVLVTAHFLGFRVLEPVEVVAVVQEPDRVGFAYRTLPGHPVSGEEAFIVHRNGEQVSLTIRSLTAPAPQQPWRVLYPALLVLQKVVRRRYLRTLR from the coding sequence ATGACCAGTCCTGAACTTCACGTGTGGCCACGGTTTGATGGCGGGTACCGCCGCTCGGACGTGTGTGCCGTGGTGGGTCATGGTGATGAGGTCTGGGAGCGCGCCACGGAGCAGGTGCTCCGCTGGGGTGTGAAGACCGCGAGCGGGTTCTCCGTCAATTCACCGGAGCCCGTGTCTGCCGGCGATCGGGTGCTGGTCACAGCGCATTTTCTGGGCTTTCGGGTGCTGGAACCGGTGGAAGTTGTGGCCGTCGTGCAAGAGCCGGACAGGGTGGGATTCGCGTACCGCACCCTGCCGGGGCACCCTGTTTCAGGCGAAGAAGCGTTCATCGTGCACCGCAATGGGGAGCAGGTGAGCTTGACCATCCGTTCGCTGACAGCGCCGGCGCCGCAGCAGCCGTGGAGAGTGCTCTACCCGGCTCTCCTGGTGCTGCAGAAGGTGGTGCGGCGTAGGTACCTCCGGACGCTGCGCTGA
- a CDS encoding amidohydrolase, producing the protein MTAPEMPAKAHGHGPGGHPPLLTPGFVDAHIHPDKTTWGGRWLSRPHAHTLAELIGNDLKAQLSFPDDVEERAYSLMRQAVVNGTMSMRAHVDVGTQIGLKNIHGVRAAAERLAPYLDVQIVAFPQFGLLSNPGTRDLMEAALSEGADLVGGIDPATLDGDLHGHLDAVFGIANKHGRDLDIHLHDGGTEGLAQLRAVAQRTLAEGMQGRVTIGHAFALCDTAHPELGATLDAMAEAGMWMATCALGADPVPTLDLMESHGVKVALGSDGVRDAWSPYGTGSMMDRAHLLGYRTGALTDAELERCFRIATTAGAELVGSAAVIGFSDAGSDDRLEFAAASIPELVVDRPAPLRVVRNGRTVTL; encoded by the coding sequence ATGACTGCACCCGAAATGCCGGCGAAGGCTCATGGCCACGGGCCCGGAGGGCATCCTCCCTTGCTGACGCCAGGGTTCGTGGACGCACACATCCATCCGGACAAGACCACCTGGGGCGGCCGGTGGTTGTCCCGCCCACATGCTCATACGCTGGCGGAGCTCATCGGGAACGACCTGAAGGCGCAGCTTTCGTTTCCCGATGATGTTGAGGAGCGCGCCTACTCACTCATGAGGCAAGCCGTTGTCAACGGGACCATGTCCATGCGGGCGCACGTGGACGTAGGCACGCAAATCGGCCTCAAGAATATCCACGGAGTCAGGGCAGCTGCTGAGCGGCTGGCCCCTTACCTCGACGTCCAGATCGTGGCTTTCCCGCAATTCGGGTTGCTGAGCAATCCCGGCACGCGGGACCTCATGGAGGCCGCACTGTCGGAAGGGGCCGACCTGGTGGGCGGCATCGACCCTGCGACGCTGGACGGAGACCTCCACGGCCATCTGGACGCCGTCTTCGGAATCGCGAACAAGCATGGCAGGGACCTGGACATCCACCTCCACGATGGGGGCACGGAAGGACTGGCCCAGCTGCGTGCGGTCGCGCAGCGTACCTTGGCGGAGGGCATGCAGGGGCGTGTCACGATCGGGCACGCCTTCGCACTCTGCGATACCGCCCACCCGGAGCTTGGGGCCACCCTGGACGCAATGGCGGAGGCCGGGATGTGGATGGCGACATGTGCCCTCGGTGCAGATCCCGTCCCCACGCTGGATCTCATGGAGAGCCATGGGGTCAAGGTTGCCCTCGGATCAGACGGTGTCCGCGATGCTTGGTCACCCTACGGCACGGGCAGCATGATGGACCGTGCACACCTCCTGGGTTACCGCACCGGCGCCTTGACCGATGCAGAACTCGAACGCTGTTTCCGGATCGCTACCACCGCCGGGGCAGAACTCGTCGGATCGGCAGCGGTGATCGGCTTCTCCGACGCCGGGTCCGATGATCGACTGGAATTCGCAGCCGCTTCAATCCCTGAGTTGGTGGTGGACAGGCCTGCCCCGCTGCGGGTTGTCCGGAACGGGCGAACGGTGACCCTTTAG
- a CDS encoding TetR/AcrR family transcriptional regulator — protein sequence MSSIPIRPDVPLGAPHERSDAARNRERLLNAARDLVAEFGAEALTMDALACKAHVGKGTVFRRFGSRAGLMMTLLSDSESEFQHGFMFGPPPLGPGAPPLERLMAFGEGRIYFVLENGELLKAAGAATRNRFDVPATKLSHRHMEVLLREGGIADPWVMAMSLTYALDPERIVDDVRVRGISPTRLTDSWRELITRLLRTA from the coding sequence GTGAGCTCGATCCCAATCCGGCCGGACGTGCCCCTTGGTGCGCCGCACGAGCGCAGTGACGCAGCGAGGAATCGTGAGCGCTTACTCAACGCTGCCCGGGACTTGGTGGCTGAGTTCGGCGCCGAAGCGCTGACCATGGATGCACTCGCCTGCAAGGCCCACGTGGGCAAAGGGACCGTGTTCCGCCGCTTTGGCAGCAGGGCGGGGCTCATGATGACTCTCTTGAGCGATTCTGAGTCTGAGTTCCAGCACGGCTTCATGTTCGGTCCACCACCCTTGGGTCCGGGCGCACCGCCCCTCGAGCGGCTGATGGCGTTTGGAGAAGGCCGGATCTATTTCGTCCTTGAAAATGGTGAACTCCTGAAGGCCGCGGGTGCTGCCACGCGCAACAGGTTCGACGTTCCGGCCACCAAGCTCTCGCATCGCCACATGGAAGTCCTGCTTCGGGAGGGTGGTATCGCCGACCCTTGGGTCATGGCGATGTCACTCACCTACGCGCTGGATCCCGAGCGGATAGTGGACGACGTCCGCGTTCGAGGCATTTCACCCACACGCCTGACCGACTCCTGGCGCGAGCTGATCACGCGCCTCCTGCGGACGGCCTAG
- a CDS encoding NAD(P)H-dependent oxidoreductase, whose amino-acid sequence MSKSTVLTLVGSLRADSHNKKLAEAIQLNAPENVDVQIHGSLGTIPFYNEDIDVEGQVPAEAAALRAAAAEADTILLVTPEHNGTMPASLKNAIDWLSRPFGAGALSGKPTAVVGTAFGQFGGVWAQDEARKAVGIAGAKVLEDVKLAVPGSMIRFAELHPKDDAEVVEQIKGIFEPLTAVQEEEAAA is encoded by the coding sequence ATGTCCAAGAGCACAGTTCTTACCCTCGTCGGCAGCCTGCGCGCCGATTCCCACAACAAGAAGCTCGCCGAAGCCATCCAGCTGAACGCACCCGAGAACGTCGACGTGCAAATCCACGGCTCACTGGGCACCATCCCCTTCTACAACGAAGACATCGACGTCGAAGGCCAGGTCCCCGCCGAAGCTGCCGCCCTCCGCGCTGCAGCAGCCGAAGCCGACACGATCCTGTTGGTCACCCCCGAGCACAACGGCACCATGCCCGCATCGCTGAAGAACGCCATTGACTGGCTGTCCCGCCCGTTCGGCGCCGGCGCCCTCTCCGGCAAGCCGACCGCCGTCGTCGGAACCGCTTTTGGCCAGTTCGGTGGCGTGTGGGCGCAGGACGAAGCCCGCAAGGCTGTGGGCATCGCCGGCGCCAAGGTCCTGGAAGATGTCAAGCTGGCTGTCCCGGGTTCCATGATCCGCTTCGCTGAACTGCACCCGAAGGACGACGCCGAGGTTGTTGAGCAGATCAAGGGCATCTTCGAGCCCCTGACGGCCGTCCAGGAAGAAGAAGCGGCCGCCTAG
- a CDS encoding GerMN domain-containing protein, giving the protein MDADTSGPAVYYVAIDDGGSRGVRFGCNDSLVPVRGVAVPGDPLTVALGRLLEAGMPVDSDAALYDALAGSSLRYLSGYMSGATVVVNLSGSLRPGGVCDIPRIQAQLTHTIVSASGASRAEIYVNGRTLTEALSVR; this is encoded by the coding sequence GTGGATGCAGACACCTCGGGGCCGGCGGTCTACTACGTGGCAATCGACGACGGCGGCTCCCGCGGCGTGCGCTTCGGCTGCAACGACAGCCTGGTTCCGGTCCGCGGCGTGGCTGTGCCCGGCGATCCCCTGACCGTTGCTCTGGGAAGACTGCTGGAAGCCGGAATGCCCGTGGACAGTGATGCCGCACTCTACGACGCACTGGCAGGTTCCTCGTTGCGCTACTTGTCCGGCTACATGAGCGGGGCCACCGTAGTGGTGAACCTCAGCGGATCATTGAGGCCCGGAGGGGTGTGCGACATTCCGCGCATCCAAGCGCAACTGACGCACACCATCGTGTCGGCCAGCGGAGCGTCGCGGGCCGAGATCTACGTCAACGGCCGGACATTGACCGAGGCCTTGAGCGTGCGGTGA